A window of the Solibacillus sp. FSL R7-0668 genome harbors these coding sequences:
- a CDS encoding conjugal transfer protein TrbL family protein has protein sequence MFDIKEKVMNMIDEWLNDLLIAVFKFLAEVLFNHEALSGLFLDVYRIFAVFGGVLLVAIVLFRILNAMLNEATNNESNIAEIIVSALKASIMVFLLPVILYFVVKEILYPLMEYMFVEIAGSSSDIITNSIESSMVVDVFGSGTMAITLLLLFLVVVFIVFTFKICVYHVDLIILEIFSVFAAITIATENYDFSEVWWRDFLSQIVSIVTQVLLMAAIVQLLANFNSWYDFMLIIGCGVLIIRGPSVLRSMWYSSGGAKGGISLGKSATRISMMRLLK, from the coding sequence GTGTTTGATATAAAAGAGAAAGTTATGAATATGATTGATGAATGGTTAAATGATTTACTGATAGCTGTCTTTAAGTTTTTAGCAGAGGTACTCTTTAACCATGAAGCGCTCAGTGGCTTGTTTTTAGATGTGTATCGCATTTTTGCTGTTTTTGGCGGTGTGTTACTTGTGGCGATTGTGCTGTTTAGAATATTGAACGCCATGCTAAATGAAGCGACCAATAATGAAAGTAATATTGCTGAAATTATCGTCAGTGCATTAAAGGCAAGTATCATGGTGTTTTTATTACCTGTCATTTTGTACTTTGTTGTGAAAGAAATCCTGTACCCATTAATGGAGTATATGTTTGTTGAAATTGCTGGCAGCTCCTCAGATATTATTACGAATTCCATTGAATCTTCTATGGTCGTAGATGTATTTGGATCGGGCACGATGGCAATTACGTTACTGCTATTATTTTTAGTCGTTGTGTTTATCGTGTTCACGTTCAAAATTTGTGTGTACCATGTGGACCTTATCATTTTAGAGATTTTTAGCGTCTTTGCAGCGATTACCATTGCGACTGAAAACTATGATTTTAGCGAAGTATGGTGGCGTGATTTTTTAAGCCAAATTGTTAGTATCGTTACTCAAGTGCTGTTAATGGCAGCCATTGTCCAGTTACTCGCTAATTTTAATAGTTGGTATGACTTCATGTTAATTATCGGTTGTGGCGTGTTAATTATCCGTGGACCTAGTGTACTTCGTTCTATGTGGTATTCAAGCGGAGGCGCTAAAGGTGGGATTTCCCTTGGCAAGTCAGCTACCCGTATTTCGATGATGCGACTTTTAAAATAG
- a CDS encoding VirD4-like conjugal transfer protein, CD1115 family has protein sequence MNGIILGIYNKKVLIQPNESKPNRNIMVVGGPGSYKTQSFVITNVLYETENSIVITDPKAEVYEKTAAIKEAQGYEVHVINFMNMQASDRHNPLDYVRKETQATTVATKMVDSANKDGKRDVWYYSQRALLKALILYAIHELEPKHRNMRGLLEFLQTFDTEDGHGDSELDKQFLQLDFKHPARRAYELGYKKAKQEMQGSIIVSLLTTISDYIDSEVAEFTSFSDFHLMDIGQKKMMLYVIIPLMDQSWQSLVNLFFSQLFNELYELAALHHAKLPRNVNFILDEFVNLGKFDNYEEFLATCRGYGISVATIIQTISQLQDRYGDKKAESILGNCGIKLCLNAANRTTATYFKDLLDKTTVKVDTESESKQYGKENRTSSMSENESFAARDLMTAGEIMQMPADMGIILFQHKPPIQVKKAFQFQLFPDVTEKYEVSQFGYHAKPSAEQLQKLTLAQQAFEEDIAKKAVAKQTEQEQLEKEFFGFEVVEQEVTFESAMEELQGEIDLEKQ, from the coding sequence ATGAACGGCATCATTTTAGGCATCTACAATAAAAAGGTATTAATCCAGCCAAATGAATCAAAGCCAAACCGCAATATTATGGTCGTTGGTGGACCTGGGAGCTATAAAACGCAGTCTTTTGTCATCACGAATGTGTTATATGAAACAGAAAATAGCATTGTCATAACAGATCCCAAGGCTGAGGTGTACGAGAAAACGGCAGCGATTAAAGAAGCACAGGGCTACGAGGTACACGTCATTAATTTTATGAACATGCAGGCGAGCGATCGGCATAATCCCCTTGATTATGTACGCAAGGAAACGCAGGCGACCACGGTTGCGACGAAGATGGTGGATAGTGCAAATAAGGATGGTAAGCGAGATGTGTGGTACTACTCGCAGCGTGCACTACTAAAAGCCCTTATTTTATATGCGATTCATGAGCTAGAGCCGAAGCATCGTAATATGCGTGGGTTATTAGAATTTTTGCAAACGTTTGATACCGAGGATGGTCACGGGGACAGTGAACTTGATAAGCAGTTTTTACAGCTTGATTTTAAACATCCAGCAAGACGAGCTTACGAGCTAGGTTATAAAAAGGCGAAGCAGGAAATGCAGGGCAGTATTATTGTTTCGCTCCTTACAACGATTTCGGATTACATCGATAGTGAAGTCGCTGAATTTACGAGCTTCAGCGATTTTCATTTGATGGATATCGGGCAGAAGAAAATGATGCTGTATGTGATTATTCCGTTGATGGACCAGTCATGGCAGAGCTTAGTGAACTTATTCTTTAGTCAGTTATTTAATGAACTGTACGAACTAGCAGCGCTACACCATGCGAAATTACCACGGAATGTGAACTTTATTTTAGATGAGTTTGTCAATCTCGGGAAGTTTGATAATTACGAGGAATTTTTAGCAACGTGTCGTGGTTACGGCATTAGTGTTGCTACAATTATTCAAACGATTTCGCAGCTTCAGGATCGGTACGGCGATAAAAAGGCAGAGTCCATTTTAGGGAACTGTGGGATTAAATTATGCTTGAACGCTGCTAATCGTACAACGGCTACTTATTTTAAGGACTTGCTTGATAAAACGACCGTTAAAGTAGATACCGAATCTGAATCGAAGCAATACGGTAAGGAAAATCGGACGAGTAGCATGAGCGAAAATGAGAGCTTTGCTGCACGTGATTTAATGACAGCAGGGGAAATTATGCAAATGCCGGCTGATATGGGCATCATTTTATTTCAGCATAAGCCACCCATTCAAGTAAAGAAAGCCTTTCAGTTTCAATTGTTTCCTGATGTAACGGAAAAATATGAGGTCAGCCAGTTTGGTTATCATGCAAAGCCTTCAGCAGAGCAACTACAAAAACTAACGCTCGCCCAGCAAGCATTTGAGGAAGATATTGCGAAAAAGGCAGTAGCCAAGCAAACCGAGCAGGAACAGTTGGAAAAGGAATTTTTCGGCTTTGAAGTCGTGGAGCAGGAGGTCACATTTGAAAGTGCAATGGAGGAATTACAGGGAGAAATTGATTTAGAAAAACAATAG